A genomic window from Etheostoma spectabile isolate EspeVRDwgs_2016 chromosome 13, UIUC_Espe_1.0, whole genome shotgun sequence includes:
- the ubash3ba gene encoding ubiquitin-associated and SH3 domain-containing protein B isoform X2 — translation MAAKEELYAKVTPRRQRQSRPSTIKHGSTLDVLLSMGFPKTRALKALVSTGGKNVQAACDWLFSHVDDPFLDDPLPREYVLYLRPSGPLLQQLSHFWQQSRLSCGKNKAHNIFPHITLCQFFMCADGKVEALTDALQTTVAKWKGRIPMPLPLELYTSSTFIGLFVEEQMAEVLKSFASDFATEATAKADVHVEPHKKQLHITLAYHFQASHLPILEKFAKTVDVSSGCDWLAVLFSRDIRFANHETLQVMYPYVPQNDDELELVPGDFIFMSSGEQSSASEGWLYGTSLGSGLSGLLPENYVNRADESDTWVVHGSHSMLTCASPTNSGSAVSGLLFDGQLNNSLLDSLMDTPGLAGLCPPMQVLRPTSQSSLSKMRLFVCRHGERMDVVFGKHWITQCFDSKGRYVRSNLNMPSSLPARIGGHRDYDKDCPITVFGSTQARLVGEALLESHTTIDFVYCSPSLRCIQTAQHILQGLQQEGKTKIRVEPGLFEWTKWVAGTCLPVWIPPTELAAANLSVDTTYRPHIPINKLTVSETYDTYISRSFQVTREILSESKGLVLIVAHASSLEACTRQIQGLSPQNSKDFVQVVRKIPYLGFCACEEMGETGVWQLVDPPILPLTHGPNHSFNWREMLIQD, via the exons CTTGAAAGCTCTGGTTTCGACAGGAGGGAAAAACGTCCAGGCAGCTTGTGACTG GCTCTTCTCCCACGTGGATGACCCCTTCTTGGATGACCCTCTGCCCAGAGAGTATGTGTTGTATCTGCGACCCAGTGGACCACTACTCCAGCAGCTCTCACACTTCTGGCAGCAGTCCCGTCTCTCTTGTGGCAAGAATAAGGCACACAACATCTTCCCCCACATCACCCTCTGCCAGTTCTTTATG TGTGCCGACGGGAAGGTGGAGGCTCTGACCGATGCTCTCCAGACCACCGTGGCCAAGTGGAAAGGTCGTATACCAATGCCCCTCCCGCTGGAGCTCTACACCTCCTCAACCTTTATTGGCCTCTTTGTGGAGGAGCAGATGGCAGAGGTGCTGAAGAGTTTCGCTTCTGATTTTGCAACTGAAGCAACCGCTAAAGCAG ATGTTCATGTCGAGCCTCATAAGAAACAACTTCATATCACTTTGGCATACCACTTCCAAGCCAGTCACCTTCCAATTTTGGAGAAGTTCGCCAAAACGGTGGATGTGTCTTCAGGCTGTGACTGGCTGGCTGTGCTCTTCTCCCGGGATATTCGGTTCGCTAATCATGAG ACACTGCAAGTCATGTACCCGTATGTGCCTCAGAATGACGATGAGCTCGAGCTGGTGCCAGGAGACTTTATTTTCATGTCTTCGGGGGAGCAGAGCAGTGCCAGTGAGGGCTGGCTGTACGGCACCTCGCTGGGATCGGGGCTGTCGGGCCTGCTGCCTGAGAACTACGTAAACCGCGCTGATGAGTCTGACACTTGGGTCGTCCATGG GTCTCACTCTATGCTCACCTGTGCCTCTCCAACTAACTCTGGCAGCGCCGTGTCTGGGTTATTATTTGATGGACAGCTGAATAACAGTCTGCTTGACAGTCTTATGGATACTCCCGGCCTCGCTGGCCTCTGTCCTCCTATGCAG GTGTTGAGGCCAACCAGTCAATCCTCTCTGTCTAAAATGAGACTGTTTGTGTGTCGCCATGGGGAGAGGATGGATGTGGTgtttgggaaacactggatTACTCAGTGCTTTGACTCCAAAG GCCGATACGTTCGCTctaatctcaacatgccatcCAGCCTGCCAGCTAGAATCGGAGGTCACCGGGACTATGATAAAGATTGTCCAATTACTGTGTTTGGCTCCACCCAGGCCCGTCTTGTAG GTGAAGCCCTGTTAGAAAGCCACACCACAATAGACTTTGTTTACTGCTCTCCATCTCTTCGCTGCATCCAGACTGCTCAGCACATTCTGCAGG GTCTCCAGCAGGAGGGAAAGACAAAAATCCGCGTGGAGCCTGGATTGTTTGAATGGACAAAGTGGGTTGCAGGCACATGTTTACCCGTCTGGATCCCCCCAACTGAGCTGGCTGCAGCTAACCTGAGTGTTGACACAACATACAG ACCTCATATTCCCATAAATAAGTTGACGGTGTCAGAGACCTATGACACATACATCAGCAGGAGCTTCCAAGTAACCAGAGAGATCCTCTCAGAAAGCAAAGGCCTGG tCCTGATTGTGGCCCATGCGTCCTCGCTGGAGGCTTGCACTCGCCAGATACAAGGCCTCAGCCCCCAAAACTCCAAGGACTTTGTCCAAGTTGTCCGAAAG ATTCCTTACTTGGGTTTTTGCGCTTGTGAAGAAATGGGAGAGACCGGGGTGTGGCAGCTGGTCGACCCACCCATCTTGCCTTTGACACATGGACCCAATCACAGTTTCAACTGGAGGGAAATGCTAATACAAGACTAA
- the ubash3ba gene encoding ubiquitin-associated and SH3 domain-containing protein B isoform X1 — protein sequence MAAKEELYAKVTPRRQRQSRPSTIKHGSTLDVLLSMGFPKTRALKALVSTGGKNVQAACDWLFSHVDDPFLDDPLPREYVLYLRPSGPLLQQLSHFWQQSRLSCGKNKAHNIFPHITLCQFFMCADGKVEALTDALQTTVAKWKGRIPMPLPLELYTSSTFIGLFVEEQMAEVLKSFASDFATEATAKADVHVEPHKKQLHITLAYHFQASHLPILEKFAKTVDVSSGCDWLAVLFSRDIRFANHETLQVMYPYVPQNDDELELVPGDFIFMSSGEQSSASEGWLYGTSLGSGLSGLLPENYVNRADESDTWVVHGSHSMLTCASPTNSGSAVSGLLFDGQLNNSLLDSLMDTPGLAGLCPPMQVLRPTSQSSLSKMRLFVCRHGERMDVVFGKHWITQCFDSKGRYVRSNLNMPSSLPARIGGHRDYDKDCPITVFGSTQARLVGEALLESHTTIDFVYCSPSLRCIQTAQHILQGLQQEGKTKIRVEPGLFEWTKWVAGTCLPVWIPPTELAAANLSVDTTYRPHIPINKLTVSETYDTYISRSFQVTREILSESKGLGNTVLIVAHASSLEACTRQIQGLSPQNSKDFVQVVRKIPYLGFCACEEMGETGVWQLVDPPILPLTHGPNHSFNWREMLIQD from the exons CTTGAAAGCTCTGGTTTCGACAGGAGGGAAAAACGTCCAGGCAGCTTGTGACTG GCTCTTCTCCCACGTGGATGACCCCTTCTTGGATGACCCTCTGCCCAGAGAGTATGTGTTGTATCTGCGACCCAGTGGACCACTACTCCAGCAGCTCTCACACTTCTGGCAGCAGTCCCGTCTCTCTTGTGGCAAGAATAAGGCACACAACATCTTCCCCCACATCACCCTCTGCCAGTTCTTTATG TGTGCCGACGGGAAGGTGGAGGCTCTGACCGATGCTCTCCAGACCACCGTGGCCAAGTGGAAAGGTCGTATACCAATGCCCCTCCCGCTGGAGCTCTACACCTCCTCAACCTTTATTGGCCTCTTTGTGGAGGAGCAGATGGCAGAGGTGCTGAAGAGTTTCGCTTCTGATTTTGCAACTGAAGCAACCGCTAAAGCAG ATGTTCATGTCGAGCCTCATAAGAAACAACTTCATATCACTTTGGCATACCACTTCCAAGCCAGTCACCTTCCAATTTTGGAGAAGTTCGCCAAAACGGTGGATGTGTCTTCAGGCTGTGACTGGCTGGCTGTGCTCTTCTCCCGGGATATTCGGTTCGCTAATCATGAG ACACTGCAAGTCATGTACCCGTATGTGCCTCAGAATGACGATGAGCTCGAGCTGGTGCCAGGAGACTTTATTTTCATGTCTTCGGGGGAGCAGAGCAGTGCCAGTGAGGGCTGGCTGTACGGCACCTCGCTGGGATCGGGGCTGTCGGGCCTGCTGCCTGAGAACTACGTAAACCGCGCTGATGAGTCTGACACTTGGGTCGTCCATGG GTCTCACTCTATGCTCACCTGTGCCTCTCCAACTAACTCTGGCAGCGCCGTGTCTGGGTTATTATTTGATGGACAGCTGAATAACAGTCTGCTTGACAGTCTTATGGATACTCCCGGCCTCGCTGGCCTCTGTCCTCCTATGCAG GTGTTGAGGCCAACCAGTCAATCCTCTCTGTCTAAAATGAGACTGTTTGTGTGTCGCCATGGGGAGAGGATGGATGTGGTgtttgggaaacactggatTACTCAGTGCTTTGACTCCAAAG GCCGATACGTTCGCTctaatctcaacatgccatcCAGCCTGCCAGCTAGAATCGGAGGTCACCGGGACTATGATAAAGATTGTCCAATTACTGTGTTTGGCTCCACCCAGGCCCGTCTTGTAG GTGAAGCCCTGTTAGAAAGCCACACCACAATAGACTTTGTTTACTGCTCTCCATCTCTTCGCTGCATCCAGACTGCTCAGCACATTCTGCAGG GTCTCCAGCAGGAGGGAAAGACAAAAATCCGCGTGGAGCCTGGATTGTTTGAATGGACAAAGTGGGTTGCAGGCACATGTTTACCCGTCTGGATCCCCCCAACTGAGCTGGCTGCAGCTAACCTGAGTGTTGACACAACATACAG ACCTCATATTCCCATAAATAAGTTGACGGTGTCAGAGACCTATGACACATACATCAGCAGGAGCTTCCAAGTAACCAGAGAGATCCTCTCAGAAAGCAAAGGCCTGG gaaacacagtCCTGATTGTGGCCCATGCGTCCTCGCTGGAGGCTTGCACTCGCCAGATACAAGGCCTCAGCCCCCAAAACTCCAAGGACTTTGTCCAAGTTGTCCGAAAG ATTCCTTACTTGGGTTTTTGCGCTTGTGAAGAAATGGGAGAGACCGGGGTGTGGCAGCTGGTCGACCCACCCATCTTGCCTTTGACACATGGACCCAATCACAGTTTCAACTGGAGGGAAATGCTAATACAAGACTAA